Proteins from a genomic interval of Zingiber officinale cultivar Zhangliang chromosome 2A, Zo_v1.1, whole genome shotgun sequence:
- the LOC122042986 gene encoding transcription factor MYB3R-3-like — MGDGGAMAIEVMKIEQSCVENKQPGAASSSSMSEGSYGFSGMSPSVCSSSRSSPSHRRTSGPIRRAKGGWTPQEDETLRRAVEIYKGRCWKKIAESFPNRTEVQCLHRWQKVLNPELIKGPWTQEEDEQIISLVAKYGPSKWSTIAKSLPGRIGKQCRERWHNHLDPTIRKDAWTSQEELALMNAHCVYGNKWAEIAKVLPGRTDNSIKNHWNSSLKKKSDFFLATGKLSPVPKAEILDGPKDISNIGGGNTLLSPRDRTENGSRALSGSASSSDSGLHSEAFRLDGQKNWLQLSLLHNPKADTSTTITANQVHDPNSQSNMHTPVSEICHGYEGGKELADQENITEIDQLNDASQLTRHEESPLGRGCSLFYKPPQLQDVCLSAVSTLSYDFIEKQFHCSAIVSSPKEYQTPPSSKGKEPTQSIESILKDAARSFPNTPSIIRRAKREAETTLASEISLSHVDSVKFSENFATIATTGRSRESLEPVESSMTKHGPSTSGRRNNSYHDNSFNGSPPYRLRSKRTAIIKSMGKQLDFTVEEKDCNSNVKPLYLATHPPKQTKEGTQ, encoded by the exons ATGGGAGATGGTGGCGCCATGGCTATCGAAGTCATGAAGATTGAGCAGAGTTGTGTGGAGAACAAGCAACCGGGGGCTGCTTCGAGTTCATCCATGTCTGAAGGAAGTTATGGGTTTTCTGGGATGTCTCCGTCCGTTTGTAGCTCCTCGAGGTCTTCCCCATCCCATAG GAGAACTAGTGGTCCAATAAGGCGAGCCAAGGGTGGCTGGACACCACAAGAG GATGAGACATTAAGGAGAGCTGTTGAAATCTACAAAGGAAGGTGCTGGAAAAAAATAG CTGAATCTTTTCCAAATAGAACAGAAGTTCAATGTCTTCATCGGTGGCAAAAAGTTCTCAATCCTGAACTTATTAAAGGTCCATGGACTCAAGAG GAAGATGAGCAAATAATTAGTCTTGTAGCAAAGTATGGGCCATCAAAATGGTCTACCATTGCAAAGAGTCTTCCTGGACGAATTGGGAAACAATGTAGGGAGAG ATGGCATAATCATTTGGATCCAACGATAAGAAAAGACGCATGGACTTCCCAGGAGGAGCTTGCTCTCATGAATGCCCATTGTGTGTACGGAAATAAATGGGCAGAAATTGCGAAGGTCTTACCTGGAAG AACTGACAATTCAATAAAGAACCACTGGAATAGTTCATTGAAGAAAAAGTCAGATTTCTTCTTGGCTACTGGTAAGCTTTCACCAGTTCCCaaagctgaaattcttgatgGCCCGAAGGACATATCAAACATAGGTGGTGGAAATACACTTCTAAGTCCGAGAGATAGAACAGAGAATGGTTCTAGAGCTTTGTCTGGATCAGCCAGTTCCTCAGATTCTGGACTGCATTCTGAAGCATTTAGATTGGATGGTCAAAAGAATTGGTTGCAACTATCATTACTTCATAATCCTAAAGCAGATACTTCAACAACTATAACGGCAAACCAAGTTCATGATCCAAATTCCCAGTCCAACATGCACACTCCAGTTTCTGAGATCTGCCATGGATATGAAGGTGGAAAAGAACTTGCAGATCAGGAAAACATAACGGAAATTGACCAACTGAATGATGCATCTCAACTAACACGACATGAAGAATCTCCCCTTGGTCGTGGTTGTTCACTCTTTTATAAGCCACCTCAGCTTCAAGATGTTTGTCTTTCTGCTGTTTCTACTCTATCATACGATTTCATTGAAAAGCAATTTCACTGCTCAGCAATTGTGTCGTCACCAAAAGAATATCAGACACCTCCCTCTTCAAAGGGGAAGGAACCAACACAAAGTATTGAATCAATATTAAAAGATGCAGCTAGAAGTTTCCCGAACACTCCCTCTATTATCAGGAGGGCAAAGAGGGAAGCAGAGACAACTCTTGCTTCTGAAATAAGTTTGTCACATGTGGATAGCgtgaaattttctgagaattttgcAACTATTGCTACTACTGGAAGGAGCAGAGAAAGCTTGGAGCCAGTTGAGTCTTCAATGACAAAACATGGTCCAAGTACTTCTGGCAGAAGAAATAATTCATACCATGACAACAGCTTCAATGGTTCTCCTCCATACAGATTGAGGTCCAAAAGAACTGCAATTATCAAATCTATGGGGAAGCAGCTTGATTTTACAGTCGAGGAGAAGGATTGCAACAGTAATGTCAAGCCCCTGTACTTGGCCACTCATCCTCCCAAGCAGACAAAAGAGGGAACACAATGA
- the LOC122044206 gene encoding protein FAR1-RELATED SEQUENCE 5-like — protein sequence MELSLVKSTSCRRLSFDVNNDCQDDEFDVINEDMDSTMLLMSSDQSIIEELIPKMGMEFKTEEEAYEFYLKYAKQVGFGVRKSKSHNDKSGKLVDRIFCCSAQGKRGKDKRDVYVKSSRPETRFGCEAKIKISCRNNGNLTVEQFVKEHNHYLSSPNKTHLYRCHRNISSSAAIQIEMTSDVGLPPKASHDLMVRQVGGRENLGFIPKDYKNYLRSKRTRNMRVGDTGGVLEFLHKMQFDDLNFFYAIQVDEDDLITNIFWCDAKMRADYENFGDVVCFDTTYRKNNEGCPIALFVGVNHHKQSIIFGAALLYDETSLTFEWLFDIFTKTMCEKKSITILTDQDAAMTKALASRWLKTHHRLCIWHIYQNAAIHLSRVFSQFKEFTKDFASCIYNFDEEEDFISAWNIMLTKYALEDNDWLRRLFRIKEK from the coding sequence ATGGAATTGTCGTTGGTTAAATCTACAAGTTGTCGTAGGTTGAGTTTTGATGTAAACAACGACTGTCAGGATGATGAGTTTGATGTTATTAATGAGGATATGGACTCTACCATGTTATTGATGAGTTCTGACCAATCTATCATAGAAGAATTGATACCAAAAATGGGTATGGAATTTAAGACAGAAGAGGAAGCCtatgaattttatttgaaatatgctaaacaagttgGATTTGGCGTAAGAAAGAGCAAAAGCCATAATGATAAATCGGGTAAATTAGTTGACAgaattttttgttgtagtgcacaaGGAAAAAGGGGAAAAGACAAACGAGATGTTTATGTGAAATCAAGTCGTCCTGAAACAAGATTTGGTTGTGAGGCTAAAATAAAGATTAGTTGTCGAAATAATGGCAACTTGACTGTGGAGCAAtttgttaaagagcataatcattatctttcaaGTCCAAACAAAACTCACCTCTACAGATGTCATAGAAATATATCTTCTTCTGCGGCGATACAGATTGAGATGACAAGTGATGTGGGACTCCCCCCAaaagcatctcatgatcttatggtgaGACAAGTAGGTGGGAGAGAGAATTTAGGTTTTATTCCTAAAGATTACAAAAACTACTTGCGATCCAAAAGAACAAGAAATATGAGAGTTGGTGATACAGGAGGTGTATTGGAGTTTTTGCATAAAATGCAGTTCGATgatctcaattttttttatgctattcaagttgatgaagatgatttgataaCTAATATTTTTTGGTGTGATGCTAAGATGAGAGCTGATTATGAAAATTTTGGAGATGTTGTTTGCTTTGACACAACTTACAGGAAGAATAATGAAGGTTGCCCAATTGCGTTGTTTGTAGGTGTTAATCATCATAAGCAATCCATAATTTTTGGTGcagctttattatatgatgaaacaTCTTTGACGTTTGAATGGTTGTTTGATATATTTACCAAGACTATGTGTGAGAAAAAATCAATAACTATTCTTACAGATCAAGATGCAGCAATGACAAAGGCTTTAGCTTCCAGATGGCTTAAAACACATCATCGTTTGTGTATTTGGCACATTTATCAAAATGCCGCAATACATTTGAGTAGAGTTTTTTCTCAGTTCAAAGAGTTTACTAAAGATTTTGCCTCATGTATATATAattttgatgaagaggaagattttatttcagcTTGGAACATAATGTTGACCAAGTATGCACTTGAAGACAATGATTGGTTGAGACGTCTATTTCGCATAAAGGAAAAATGA
- the LOC122042985 gene encoding uncharacterized protein LOC122042985: MSKPQAVDIEMNELRNGTPATEPPHEQQQQQQQQKQQEQRHFAGWERNDSNVLLVVATLITALTYQMGTNLPGGYYQDDSDGHQAGDSILRDKHRLRYWLFMAASWAGFGNSMLMTLALLTGVRVESRLIRWPFAVAYSSLVLAFIASQPKTHLLLDILLWVLVLFILWAAISFKRCEVSDRASPGSLKDFVRRLFGR, encoded by the coding sequence ATGTCTAAACCACAGGCGGTGGACATAGAGATGAATGAACTCCGCAACGGCACACCGGCGACAGAGCCGCCACacgagcagcagcagcagcaacaacaacaaaagCAACAAGAACAGAGACATTTTGCCGGCTGGGAGAGAAACGACAGCAACGTCCTCCTCGTCGTCGCCACGCTCATCACAGCTCTCACCTACCAGATGGGCACCAACCTCCCCGGAGGCTATTACCAGGACGACAGCGACGGGCACCAGGCCGGCGACTCCATCCTCCGCGACAAGCACCGCCTCCGCTACTGGCTTTTCATGGCCGCCAGCTGGGCCGGTTTCGGAAACTCCATGCTCATGACGCTGGCGCTGCTCACCGGAGTCCGCGTGGAGTCGCGCCTCATCCGGTGGCCCTTCGCAGTTGCCTACTCGAGCCTCGTCCTCGCCTTCATCGCGTCGCAGCCCAAGACTCATCTCCTCTTAGACATCCTCCTCTGGGTGTTAGTCCTCTTCATCTTGTGGGCCGCCATCAGTTTCAAACGGTGCGAGGTCAGCGATCGAGCGTCGCCGGGCTCCCTGAAAGACTTTGTCCGCCGCCTTTTCGGCCGTTAA